A single Orcinus orca chromosome 2, mOrcOrc1.1, whole genome shotgun sequence DNA region contains:
- the RPS29 gene encoding 40S ribosomal protein S29 has translation MGHQQLYWSHPRKFGQGSRSCRVCSNRHGLIRKYGLNMCRQCFRQYAKDIGFIKLD, from the exons ATGGGGCACCAGCAGCTTTACTGGAGCCATCCGAGAAAATTCGGCCAGGGTTCTCGTTCTTG CCGCGTCTGCTCAAACCGGCACGGTCTGATCCGGAAATACGGCCTCAATATGTGCCGCCAGTGTTTCCGCCAGTACGCGAAAGACATCGGCTTCATTAAG ttggaCTAA
- the LOC101280832 gene encoding small ubiquitin-related modifier 2-like, with protein sequence MRTRHLFSEAAAEENLALAMADEKPKEGVKIENNDHINLKVSGQDCSVVQFKIKSHTPLSKLLKAYCERQGMSTRQIRFQFDGQPINETDTPAQLEMEAEDTIGVFQQQTGGVY encoded by the coding sequence ATGCGGACCCGACACCTCTTTAGTGAAGCGGCAGCTGAGGAGAATCTGGCGCTCGCCATGGCTGATGAAAAGCCCAAGGAAGGAGTCAAGATTGAGAACAATGATCATATTAATTTGAAGGTGTCGGGGCAGGACTGTTCTGTGGTGCAGTTTAAGATTAAGAGTCATACACCACTTAGTAAACTATTGAAAGCCTATTGTGAACGACAGGGTATGTCAACGAGGCAGATCAGATTCCAATTTGATGGGCAGCCAATCAATGAAACAGACACACCTGCACAGTTGGAAATGGAGGCTGAAGATACAATTGGTGTGTTCCAGCAGCAGACAGGAGGTGTCTACTAA